The segment GTATAGCATTACTGAGAAAGTTTCTGAGGATTCGGGCGAGCAACTGACAGTCGGTAGCAATTATTGCCGTGCTGGGCACCCAATGAAAGTGAAGTTGGCTTTGGGCTGCCTGGGTACGAAATTCGTTGGCCAGGTTTCTAAGCAGATCGTTGGCACAGAAATTATTAATGTCGGGCTGAATGGCTCCGGCATCCAGCTTGGAAATGTCCACCAGGGCTGCGAGCAGAGTTTCTACATCGAGCAGAGAATAGTTGAGCGATTGCACCAGAGCCTGAGTTTTTGCACGCAGGGGATGTTCAAGCAGGGAAGCGGCAAATAAGCGTGCGGCATTCATCGGCTGAAGCAAGTCATGACTTGTGGCGGCGAGAAATTTTGTTTTTGAATGATTGGCCTGTTCGGCTTCTTTTTTTGCTTCCAGCAAGTGATGCTGAATGATTTTTCTTTCCCCGATCTCTTGCCGCAATTGTTCGTTAACCGTTGTGAGTGCGTCAGTTTGTTCTCTTACTTGTTCGGCCAGGAAGACCGCGTGTTCGAAATTGCCATAGGCACCTTGGTGAAGGCTTGGGCCTGCTTCAACCCGTTCGATGAGGGCCTTGTTGATGATCTTTAGTCGGGCGTTTTCCACCATGACTTGTTCAAGCTGCTGCTGCAAACTTTGCTGTCGCTTTTTTGTGTGTGGCGATTCCATGGATGAGGGCTTATCAGTGCTCATTGTCGGACCTGCCCAGTGCGACCCCGGTAAAGGTCTGGTTAAGGTGCATGCCGTTAAACTGTTCTCCGTAGGTATTAAAGCCGATCACATTGTATTGGCGTAAGACGGCTGACACCGATTCATTCAGGTCGCGCTCATCGGCCTCCAGGCGGCGAAAAATACAGTCGTATCCGATCACCAGTTGGGGCGCTCCGACCCGTCGAGTGATGTCGGTAAAGAGTTGCTTGAGCCCATTTACCAAATCACCGCACTGGGAGCGCGTCAATACGATGCCGTTTTCCACGGCGCAATAAAAGGTAAGGCTCAGGTCGTCGTTAACTTTTTGGATCGCCCGAGGGTAAAACGTGTCGCCGATTTTTACCGATAGGGGATTGAGGGCAAAGATACGGGAATTCAACTGATCGACGGATACATCGAGGGAGCGCGCATACTCTTCGGCGGCGGGGGCGGCGTTAAACTCGATAACCCGGCGTTTGTTAATGTCGGCTGCGGTTATCACCAGTTTTTCGTTGGTGCTTTGCAAATGATCGATGCTGAATACCTCAAAGCTGCAGCGGCTGTTGAGCAATAATAAAATGGCAGCATCGGAATGAAATTTCCCCTCGTAATAGACCTGAGTGTCATTGAAATGAAGATCGTCTCCGGCAGAGCCACCCAGTAGGGGAATGCTGCCCAAGTGAGCGTTCAAAACGGTGAGTAGTTGTTCCTCTCGAACGGATAATCCATCCAGCAGGGTCAGGGCAAAGGAGTTGCCTGCAAGGGGAGCCACTTGGCGTCGCCGGCAGCGATCGAGCATGCCGTGCACCAGGGATTGGGCATCCAGAAAGCTGAAGTCGGACAGGTTGTTGACTAACGAAGCCTCAATAGTGAAGTCTTTGGCGTTGAAAGCAATGGCAGTAATGCTGCCTCGGGTATAGCCTTGTGAGCAGAGTTCACCGGCAGTCGTACAACCCACCAGTGGGATGTCATCAAATTGCTTCTGTAGCGCCAGGGACAAAGCCCCAAGATCATATTCGGTCGAGCAAAAAAATAACACCATGCCCAGCGGCTCTACCGCCAATTCTCGGTACAGGTGCTCAACGGCAGTGGTGACATCATTGTGATGGCTTTGGCTGTAGCGAACGGCGATACCTGATTCGTCTGATGTTATTGGCGGTGTGGCCAATCTCTGGTCTCCTTGAGAAAAGAGTTCATTGTCTGATGCTAACCTCATTTTTATATCCCAATAGGCGCTGGAAGGAAACAGCAACTCTATTAGCCATGTAACGAACAGATCCGGTTTGGATACCTGGAATGATGGGCACAAAAAAACCTGGCCGTGGCGACCAGGTATGGCAATGGGACCATGAATGCAGAGCGACTCCGGGTTACAGAGTAGCGCTCTCAGGGAAGAGTTGCCTTAATCAGAATGGTCTGAGGGTTCTCCCTGACATCCTTGTCGAAGAGAACAGGGTAGCCGCCAAGCTTTGGTTGGCTAGGCGAGGTTAGAAAAAGCCCAGCGGGCTGGTGTTATAGCTGACCAGCAGGTTTTTGGTTTGCTGGTAGTGATCGAGCATCATCTTGTGGTTCTCTCGGCCTACGCCGGATTTTTTATAACCACCAAATGCCGAATGGGCTGGGTAAGCGTGATAACAATTGGTCCAGACACGGCCGGCTTCCAGTGCCCGTCCGACCCGATATGCGCGATTCATATCGCGAGTCCAGAGGCCCGCGCCCAGACCAAATTCGGAATCATTGGCAATGGCGATGGCATCGGCTTCGTCCTTAAAAGTGGTGACGCTGATGACCGGACCGAAGATCTCTTCCTGGAACACACGCATGGAATTGTCACCCTTGAAGATGGTGGGTTCGATGTAGAAACCGCCACCGAGTTTATCGTCCAGCTTGGCCATATTGCCGCCGACCAGCACTTCGGCACCTTCCTGCTTGCCGA is part of the Aestuariirhabdus haliotis genome and harbors:
- the nosP gene encoding nitric oxide-sensing protein NosP, with translation MRLASDNELFSQGDQRLATPPITSDESGIAVRYSQSHHNDVTTAVEHLYRELAVEPLGMVLFFCSTEYDLGALSLALQKQFDDIPLVGCTTAGELCSQGYTRGSITAIAFNAKDFTIEASLVNNLSDFSFLDAQSLVHGMLDRCRRRQVAPLAGNSFALTLLDGLSVREEQLLTVLNAHLGSIPLLGGSAGDDLHFNDTQVYYEGKFHSDAAILLLLNSRCSFEVFSIDHLQSTNEKLVITAADINKRRVIEFNAAPAAEEYARSLDVSVDQLNSRIFALNPLSVKIGDTFYPRAIQKVNDDLSLTFYCAVENGIVLTRSQCGDLVNGLKQLFTDITRRVGAPQLVIGYDCIFRRLEADERDLNESVSAVLRQYNVIGFNTYGEQFNGMHLNQTFTGVALGRSDNEH